The Flavobacterium praedii genome window below encodes:
- a CDS encoding DUF6607 family protein, with translation MRIKAIIFSIVLLTSLTGKSQDLKQQQDINSIKAMCGCYEVKFNFTETFKYSKDSINYKPSETKHDSGLEWVELVENLPNKIVLQHLLIVGTGENDIVKHWRQDWLYENTDLYSFFKDQTWKFNKLPTKSVKGQWTQKVYQVDDSPRYEGTASWVHVDGKDYWMNTTDAPLPRREHTKRNDYNVLKRRNIQEITSSGWIHEQDNDKIVRDTDEKDVLLAQEKGMDIYTKVDDSKCKLAQNWWKKNHEVWIKVRSKWGKVYANNKDLSLLNKVNKKSLFSVLFDLKPTATQVEVDTIIDSFIVK, from the coding sequence ATGAGAATCAAAGCAATTATTTTTTCAATTGTACTATTAACAAGTCTAACAGGCAAAAGTCAAGATTTAAAACAACAACAAGACATTAACTCTATAAAAGCAATGTGTGGTTGTTATGAAGTGAAATTTAACTTCACTGAAACTTTTAAATATTCAAAAGACAGCATCAATTACAAACCATCAGAAACCAAACACGATAGTGGATTAGAATGGGTTGAATTAGTAGAAAATCTACCTAACAAAATTGTTTTGCAACATTTATTGATTGTTGGAACTGGAGAAAATGATATTGTAAAACACTGGAGACAAGATTGGCTATATGAAAACACTGATTTGTATTCTTTTTTTAAAGACCAAACCTGGAAATTCAACAAATTACCAACCAAAAGCGTAAAAGGGCAATGGACACAAAAAGTATATCAGGTAGATGACAGTCCAAGATATGAAGGAACTGCAAGCTGGGTTCATGTAGACGGAAAAGATTATTGGATGAACACAACTGATGCACCATTACCGAGAAGAGAGCATACTAAAAGAAACGATTATAATGTGTTAAAAAGAAGAAACATTCAGGAAATAACATCGTCTGGCTGGATTCATGAACAAGACAATGACAAAATAGTTAGAGATACTGACGAAAAAGACGTCTTACTGGCACAGGAAAAAGGGATGGATATTTATACCAAAGTTGACGACAGCAAATGCAAATTGGCTCAAAACTGGTGGAAAAAAAACCATGAAGTTTGGATAAAAGTTAGAAGCAAGTGGGGAAAAGTCTATGCTAATAACAAAGATTTATCGTTGCTAAATAAAGTAAATAAAAAATCACTTTTTTCAGTTTTATTTGATTTAAAACCTACTGCAACCCAAGTCGAAGTTGATACTATAATTGATTCTTTTATTGTCAAATAA
- a CDS encoding HmuY family protein: MKNRFTTKFLKLSLLAVVLFTASCSSNEDTPVAIVLETKTVSNLTAPQTGGQGQTVGGSFTKFSFSENAVVTNDNWDIAFRGTTIIVNGGTLIGIADEPARTGTGAVSIVSGTLNAITAIPAVATFAQDAALTYAIPTGSGNGWYSYNQTTNIISPIAGKIFIVKTHDGKYAKFEILSYYKDAPATPDATSVGRYFTFKFVYQGNSSASF, encoded by the coding sequence ATGAAAAACAGATTTACAACAAAATTTTTAAAACTATCTCTTTTGGCAGTAGTACTATTTACAGCATCTTGCAGTAGCAATGAAGATACTCCAGTAGCGATAGTATTAGAAACAAAAACGGTTTCCAATTTAACAGCTCCGCAAACTGGTGGGCAAGGGCAAACAGTAGGTGGTTCCTTTACTAAATTTAGTTTTTCAGAAAATGCTGTAGTTACAAATGATAATTGGGATATTGCTTTTAGAGGAACGACAATAATTGTAAATGGCGGAACTTTAATTGGTATCGCAGATGAGCCAGCTAGAACAGGAACGGGCGCAGTAAGTATTGTTTCGGGCACATTAAATGCCATAACTGCAATTCCTGCGGTGGCAACATTTGCTCAAGATGCTGCTTTAACTTATGCTATTCCTACTGGAAGCGGAAATGGTTGGTACTCATACAATCAAACAACCAATATTATTTCGCCAATTGCTGGAAAAATATTCATAGTAAAAACACATGATGGGAAATATGCAAAATTTGAAATTTTAAGCTATTACAAAGATGCTCCAGCAACACCAGACGCAACATCAGTAGGAAGATATTTTACTTTTAAATTTGTTTATCAAGGGAATAGTTCCGCTAGTTTTTAA
- the argS gene encoding arginine--tRNA ligase, with the protein MSLSNILTPSIEKAIQTLFDVTIEKVEFQATRKEFEGDITMVIFPLLKLVKSNPVELGNKIGNYLVENLPEVARFNVVSGFLNIVIADQYYLNFFNEIKNVEKFGFVTPSVNDKAVMVEYSSPNTNKPLHLGHVRNNLLGYSVAEIIKASGKKVYKTQIINDRGIHICKSMLAWQKFGNGETPESTGLKGDKLVGNYYVAFDKAYKAEINELMNAGKTEDEAKKQAPIILEAQQMLLDWENGKPEVIVLWKTMNQWVYDGFAISYKNLGVNFDSFYYESNTYLLGKDVVQIGLEKGIFEKDPDGSVWIDLTDEGLDRKIVLRSDGTAVYMTQDIGTAIQRVKDMPDVGGMVYTVGNEQDYHFKVLFLILKKLGFEWASNLFHLSYGMVDLPSGKMKSREGTVVDADDLMQEMTDTAQKIAEDLGKLESYSTQEKSKLYNTIGLGALKYYILKVDPKKRILFNPEESVDFAGNTGPFIQYTYARIQSILRKADFDLNVISSILELHEKEKELVKQLELFPEVIQNAAHNHSPALIANYTYELVREYNSFYQAVSILGETDLNKKIFRVQLSKKVADVIADSFSLLGINVPERM; encoded by the coding sequence ATGTCATTATCCAATATTCTTACCCCATCTATAGAGAAAGCCATTCAAACTTTGTTTGATGTAACCATTGAAAAAGTTGAGTTTCAAGCCACCCGAAAAGAGTTTGAAGGAGATATTACGATGGTTATTTTCCCATTACTTAAATTGGTAAAAAGTAATCCAGTTGAATTAGGAAATAAAATAGGAAATTATTTGGTTGAAAATCTTCCTGAAGTTGCCCGTTTTAATGTGGTTTCTGGATTTTTAAATATTGTGATTGCAGATCAATATTATTTGAATTTCTTCAACGAAATCAAAAATGTAGAGAAGTTCGGATTTGTAACACCTTCGGTAAATGATAAAGCGGTAATGGTCGAATATTCTTCGCCAAACACCAACAAACCATTGCACTTAGGGCACGTTCGTAATAATTTACTAGGATATTCTGTTGCCGAAATTATCAAAGCTTCCGGTAAAAAAGTATACAAAACTCAAATCATCAACGATAGAGGAATTCATATTTGCAAATCCATGTTGGCTTGGCAAAAGTTCGGAAACGGAGAAACTCCAGAATCTACTGGTTTAAAAGGTGATAAACTGGTTGGTAATTATTATGTTGCTTTTGATAAAGCGTACAAAGCTGAAATCAATGAGTTGATGAATGCTGGAAAAACAGAAGACGAAGCCAAAAAACAAGCGCCAATTATTCTCGAAGCTCAGCAAATGCTTTTGGATTGGGAAAACGGTAAACCCGAAGTAATTGTACTTTGGAAAACGATGAACCAATGGGTTTATGATGGTTTTGCCATAAGTTATAAAAATCTAGGCGTAAACTTTGATAGCTTTTATTATGAAAGTAATACGTATTTATTAGGAAAAGATGTAGTTCAAATTGGTCTTGAAAAAGGGATTTTCGAAAAAGATCCTGATGGCTCGGTTTGGATTGATTTGACAGATGAAGGATTGGATCGTAAAATTGTATTGCGTTCTGATGGAACAGCGGTATATATGACACAGGATATTGGAACTGCAATTCAGCGTGTAAAAGATATGCCAGACGTTGGCGGAATGGTGTATACGGTAGGAAATGAACAAGATTATCACTTCAAAGTATTGTTTCTTATCTTGAAAAAATTAGGTTTTGAATGGGCTTCCAATCTTTTTCATTTATCGTACGGAATGGTAGATTTACCTTCTGGAAAAATGAAAAGCCGTGAAGGAACCGTTGTTGATGCCGACGATTTGATGCAAGAAATGACCGATACGGCTCAAAAAATTGCTGAAGATTTAGGAAAATTAGAATCTTACTCGACTCAAGAGAAATCAAAATTATACAATACAATAGGTTTGGGTGCTCTTAAATATTATATTTTGAAAGTAGATCCAAAAAAACGAATTCTGTTTAATCCAGAAGAATCTGTTGATTTTGCTGGGAATACGGGGCCTTTTATTCAATATACTTATGCTAGAATTCAATCGATTTTACGAAAAGCAGATTTTGATCTTAATGTAATATCAAGCATTTTAGAATTGCATGAGAAAGAAAAAGAATTGGTAAAACAACTTGAATTGTTTCCAGAAGTGATTCAGAATGCCGCTCACAATCATAGTCCAGCTTTGATTGCCAATTATACCTATGAATTGGTACGTGAGTATAATTCTTTTTACCAAGCGGTTTCGATACTTGGAGAAACAGACTTGAACAAGAAGATATTCAGAGTGCAATTGTCTAAAAAAGTGGCAGATGTTATTGCTGATTCCTTTAGTTTACTAGGAATAAATGTTCCAGAGAGAATGTAA
- a CDS encoding CBU_0592 family membrane protein codes for MNISIITTMSYNDIIESFGVGIILVAYFLNVFSFIPKKGKFYFTLNIIGASIVCYTSVLINYIPFIMLEGTWGIVSLFGLIRILKK; via the coding sequence ATGAATATATCCATTATAACTACTATGAGCTACAATGACATTATTGAATCTTTTGGAGTTGGAATTATTTTGGTTGCCTACTTCTTGAATGTTTTTTCATTTATACCAAAAAAAGGTAAATTCTATTTCACGCTAAATATCATTGGAGCTAGTATTGTCTGCTATACTTCTGTTTTAATCAATTACATCCCTTTTATTATGCTAGAAGGAACATGGGGAATAGTTAGTTTATTTGGACTTATTCGAATTTTAAAAAAATAA
- a CDS encoding c-type cytochrome has protein sequence MKKVALFLLAIGSVLVLSCEPNTYDEIEQPVSTPDPTPTPTPTPTPTPTPTPTPTPTPTPTPTPTPTPTPTPTPTPTPTPTPTPTPANVTYTKDVQPIIATNCTSCHSSGGQSPALGTYTQVSNATKTGNLLCTIQAQNCKTMPPSGKMSQANIDLILQWKTQGYLQ, from the coding sequence ATGAAAAAAGTAGCACTGTTTTTATTAGCCATTGGTAGTGTACTGGTACTATCTTGTGAGCCGAACACTTACGACGAAATCGAGCAACCAGTATCAACTCCTGATCCGACGCCAACGCCGACGCCGACGCCAACGCCAACGCCGACGCCAACACCGACGCCAACACCGACGCCAACACCGACGCCAACACCGACGCCAACGCCAACACCGACGCCAACGCCAACACCAACACCGACACCAACGCCAACACCGACGCCAGCAAACGTAACTTACACCAAAGATGTACAACCTATTATTGCTACAAACTGTACTTCATGTCACAGTTCTGGTGGACAATCACCTGCTTTAGGAACGTATACTCAAGTAAGTAACGCTACAAAAACAGGTAATTTATTATGTACTATACAAGCACAAAATTGTAAAACTATGCCACCAAGTGGTAAAATGTCACAAGCAAATATTGATTTAATTCTTCAATGGAAAACCCAAGGGTATTTACAATAA
- a CDS encoding YceI family protein: protein MKRTALILLILMLGNTIFSQKMITRTGLVTFEASMPSFEEIAAKNNTASCILDKGTSDFVALVLIKGFQFKSPLMEEHFNENYMESSIYPKATFKGKVLNFDSKKLTTTKSVYDLEGDLTIHGVSTKIKTKINLNLASGKVVATSSFDVKPQDYKIEIPNLVKDKIAKNITINFNFSLVDQ from the coding sequence ATGAAAAGAACAGCCCTTATACTACTAATTTTAATGCTTGGAAATACCATTTTCTCTCAAAAAATGATTACCCGAACAGGCTTGGTCACATTTGAAGCCTCAATGCCAAGCTTTGAAGAAATAGCAGCAAAAAACAATACTGCCTCTTGTATACTGGACAAAGGAACGAGTGATTTTGTGGCGCTGGTTTTGATCAAAGGATTTCAATTTAAATCCCCTTTGATGGAAGAACATTTTAATGAAAATTATATGGAATCCTCTATTTATCCAAAAGCCACTTTTAAAGGGAAAGTTTTAAATTTTGATTCCAAAAAATTAACCACGACTAAAAGTGTTTATGATTTAGAAGGTGATCTGACTATTCACGGTGTTAGCACAAAAATTAAAACTAAAATCAATTTAAACTTAGCCTCTGGAAAAGTAGTTGCTACCTCTAGTTTTGATGTAAAACCTCAAGATTATAAAATTGAAATTCCAAATCTTGTAAAAGATAAAATTGCAAAAAATATCACTATTAATTTTAATTTCTCATTAGTAGATCAATAA
- a CDS encoding outer membrane beta-barrel family protein: protein MKTKLLVVFLLSFIGIAQAENPGTISGKVTNKTTKTPVLYASIVIKEAGKIITGIVADDKGTFLIKNLELKKYTLEVEFIGYKKFSTSFELSPAKKTSTLEILLEEEATELKSVDIVKEHSLIEQKTDRKIINVGKDLLSAGATASEILNNIPSVSVDPQTNAVSLRGNSNVRVFVDGKPSTVDAAQLLQQIPSTSIKQVELITNPSAKYNPEGMSGIINIVLNKNAKIGFNGSINSGVTFGKAPKTNSSFDMNYRSGKINMYANYGLTTGQYHNNGHIDTTEPNEENLQDFNFKNENLSHLAKIGLDFYLNDSNTISIYTTQNIGDENGSSKVIVDFPNTQKPGEIDLSKRITQLFDSKNDNYTQTYNFDYKKKFKKEGHTLEFESNYNNNDNRENSVFSDPRTNDISNKGENVLLNLDYTNPLTETIKLEAGLETRIENTKNNFLENGAYNSNFNYERNIYSAYTTISKQWKKWNAQVGARFEKYTADALFKKINEADGTFNDKLFTVYPSGFLNYTPNDNDSYNLSVSKRVDRPSIDQVNPIREWSTPQIDSQGNPNLFPQFTNSVELNYTRKTKIGSITSGVFYRQINDEITRTLFENPNDSERLILSYANLNDNNAFGLELSGNLDFTKWYSANISFDMYNKKTKGYIGTDYVEVDVTTFNSRISNTFKASKNLRFQLTGMYRGEDLGLQFLRKPMWKIDAGSSLTILKGSGTITARVSDIFDSMHFAFDATKPKAQTGEFHWESQTAFVGFNYRFGTGKNKAIQRKERDKNETQGSGGF, encoded by the coding sequence ATGAAGACTAAACTATTAGTAGTATTCCTATTGAGTTTTATAGGAATAGCTCAAGCCGAAAACCCTGGAACAATATCCGGAAAAGTAACAAACAAAACCACAAAAACTCCTGTTCTTTATGCGTCAATTGTGATAAAAGAAGCAGGCAAAATAATTACTGGAATTGTTGCTGACGATAAAGGAACCTTTTTAATTAAAAATTTAGAATTAAAAAAATACACTTTAGAAGTAGAGTTTATTGGGTACAAAAAATTCAGCACTTCTTTTGAATTGAGTCCTGCAAAAAAAACATCAACATTAGAAATCCTTTTAGAAGAGGAAGCAACAGAACTCAAATCGGTTGACATCGTCAAGGAACATTCTTTAATCGAACAAAAAACAGATCGAAAAATCATCAATGTTGGGAAAGATTTATTGAGCGCTGGAGCAACTGCTTCTGAAATATTGAATAATATTCCTTCGGTTAGTGTCGATCCTCAAACCAATGCAGTGAGCCTTAGAGGAAACTCGAATGTAAGAGTTTTTGTAGACGGCAAACCATCTACTGTAGACGCAGCCCAATTGTTGCAACAAATACCGTCAACTTCCATCAAGCAAGTTGAATTAATTACCAACCCTTCGGCCAAATACAATCCTGAGGGAATGAGCGGAATTATCAATATCGTATTAAATAAAAATGCTAAAATCGGTTTTAACGGAAGTATAAATAGCGGTGTAACCTTTGGTAAAGCACCAAAAACTAATTCTTCTTTTGATATGAATTATCGTAGTGGAAAAATCAACATGTATGCTAATTATGGATTGACTACTGGTCAATACCATAACAATGGACATATTGACACTACTGAACCAAATGAAGAAAATTTACAAGACTTTAATTTCAAAAATGAAAACCTTTCGCATTTAGCCAAAATAGGATTAGACTTTTATTTAAATGACAGTAATACTATTTCTATTTATACCACTCAAAACATTGGAGATGAAAACGGCAGTTCAAAAGTAATTGTTGATTTTCCAAATACGCAAAAGCCAGGAGAAATTGACCTATCTAAACGTATTACTCAGTTATTCGATAGTAAAAATGACAATTACACTCAGACTTATAACTTTGATTACAAGAAAAAATTCAAAAAAGAAGGGCATACTTTAGAATTTGAAAGCAACTACAATAATAACGATAATAGAGAGAATAGTGTTTTTAGCGATCCTAGAACAAATGACATCTCCAACAAAGGGGAAAATGTTTTACTCAATTTAGATTACACCAATCCTTTAACGGAAACAATTAAACTAGAAGCAGGATTGGAAACTCGAATCGAAAACACAAAAAATAATTTTCTGGAGAATGGCGCTTATAATTCCAATTTCAATTACGAAAGAAATATTTATTCTGCCTACACAACAATCTCGAAACAGTGGAAAAAATGGAATGCACAAGTTGGCGCTCGTTTTGAAAAGTACACTGCCGATGCGTTATTCAAAAAAATAAATGAAGCTGATGGAACTTTTAATGACAAACTATTCACAGTATATCCATCTGGTTTTTTAAATTACACTCCAAATGACAATGATTCATACAACCTTAGTGTTTCAAAACGCGTGGACAGACCAAGTATCGATCAAGTAAACCCAATTCGTGAATGGAGTACACCACAAATCGATTCTCAAGGAAATCCAAATTTATTTCCTCAATTTACCAATTCGGTTGAATTAAACTATACTCGAAAAACAAAGATTGGTTCAATCACTTCTGGAGTATTTTATCGTCAAATTAATGATGAAATAACAAGAACACTTTTTGAAAACCCTAATGATTCAGAACGATTAATTTTATCGTATGCAAACCTTAATGACAACAATGCATTTGGACTTGAATTGTCAGGGAATTTAGATTTTACAAAATGGTATTCTGCCAATATTAGTTTTGATATGTACAACAAAAAAACAAAAGGCTATATTGGGACTGATTATGTTGAAGTTGATGTAACTACCTTCAATTCTCGCATTAGCAATACATTCAAAGCTTCCAAAAATTTGCGTTTTCAATTGACAGGAATGTACAGAGGTGAAGATTTAGGTTTGCAATTTTTAAGAAAACCAATGTGGAAAATTGATGCAGGCTCAAGTCTTACTATACTTAAAGGCAGTGGAACCATTACCGCTCGTGTAAGCGATATATTTGATAGTATGCATTTTGCATTTGATGCTACTAAACCAAAAGCACAAACTGGAGAATTTCATTGGGAGAGTCAAACCGCCTTTGTAGGATTCAATTACCGTTTTGGAACAGGGAAAAACAAAGCCATTCAAAGAAAAGAAAGAG
- a CDS encoding DUF6686 family protein, with amino-acid sequence MCNLKILNRTSNGILLYCQHRDMYQLLFNNLTFDLSSIEMTSFSNYLDHIDIDYWETEYQHSIYEKKIPIPTLQTNFIILLNRKEVEELRYLVDCINEYKILKPFEINYMIISN; translated from the coding sequence ATGTGCAATCTAAAAATATTAAATCGAACCTCTAATGGAATTTTGTTGTATTGTCAACATCGAGACATGTATCAATTATTGTTCAATAATTTGACCTTTGATCTGAGCAGCATCGAAATGACAAGTTTTTCTAACTATTTGGATCACATAGATATTGATTATTGGGAAACTGAATATCAACATTCTATTTATGAAAAGAAGATTCCAATCCCGACTTTACAAACCAACTTTATTATTTTATTGAACAGAAAGGAAGTGGAGGAATTACGGTATTTGGTAGATTGTATTAATGAATATAAAATCCTAAAACCATTTGAAATTAATTATATGATAATTTCAAATTGA
- a CDS encoding TonB-dependent receptor plug domain-containing protein yields MFLNKLQFIGLILLPTFFFAQEDKNVTSLKMEQLSEVVVTATRTERLLSTLPLPTYVITAANIERAGVTKLNEILSQQTGLITTADFGGVEGIQMQGLDAAYTLILMDGVPLVGRSAGTLDLSRVSVGNIERIEIVKGASSSLYGSEALAGVINIITKKPKEDLLSGSFSYRYVTFNTIDANASLNWKKKKFSGTVFTDYFKSDGYDLDETTVLKTVEPYQNITIQPRFYFDFSDGLKLTMGTRYYHQKQDYKTVIENENYNGDASINEWDIQTKLQQRWNSNINMDYELYTTNYRNESFLNNPDNVLFEENFYDQWLFRPEIRATFLIGKNKLTTGIGMNYETLDRTYFEGKVVFNSQYAFIQYDYNPTDKWNILAGLRYDDNKQYESQLSPKLAVNFKINTNLSLKSSIGYGFKAPDFRQLYFDFTNSSVGYTVLGYNVAESQLNVLESQGQLLYRISEISFENSLKPESSINVNFGSFYQKDKLKIEANLFYNSISNLIDTRVVAQKTNGQNVFSYFNINQIFTYGLEFNSTYNFSKQFNFSVGYQYLVAKDKSVVKAIENGTVYARDPVTLESFKIKTTDYFGLFNRSTNTANVKFYYIIPKIKTDLNLQIFYKSKYGLWDTNSNQILDKYDDFVDGYTTANLSFLKQIKKLSLQLGVNNLFDFTNPQEISTVSGRQIFGKLQFNY; encoded by the coding sequence ATGTTTCTAAATAAACTACAATTTATAGGTTTAATTTTGTTACCAACATTTTTTTTTGCTCAAGAAGATAAAAATGTAACTAGTTTAAAAATGGAGCAATTAAGCGAAGTAGTTGTAACAGCTACCCGAACCGAAAGACTACTTTCGACTTTGCCATTACCAACTTATGTAATAACAGCAGCTAATATTGAAAGAGCAGGAGTGACAAAACTAAACGAGATTTTGTCACAACAAACAGGACTTATCACAACTGCCGACTTTGGTGGAGTTGAAGGGATTCAAATGCAAGGATTGGACGCAGCTTATACTTTGATTCTGATGGATGGTGTTCCGCTAGTAGGCAGGAGTGCTGGAACTTTAGACTTATCAAGAGTAAGTGTCGGTAATATAGAGCGAATTGAAATTGTGAAAGGAGCCTCATCTTCACTGTATGGATCGGAGGCTCTTGCCGGAGTAATAAATATCATTACCAAAAAGCCTAAAGAAGATTTGCTTTCAGGCAGTTTTTCATATCGGTATGTGACCTTTAATACTATCGATGCTAATGCCAGCTTAAATTGGAAAAAGAAAAAATTTTCGGGGACAGTTTTTACAGATTATTTTAAGTCTGATGGCTATGATTTGGACGAAACTACTGTGTTGAAAACAGTAGAACCTTATCAGAATATAACTATTCAGCCGAGATTCTATTTTGATTTTTCGGATGGTTTAAAATTAACCATGGGGACAAGGTATTACCATCAGAAACAAGATTATAAAACTGTAATTGAAAATGAAAACTATAATGGAGATGCAAGTATAAATGAATGGGATATTCAAACAAAATTGCAGCAAAGATGGAATTCAAATATAAATATGGACTACGAATTGTACACCACCAATTATAGAAATGAATCCTTTTTGAATAATCCAGACAATGTACTTTTTGAAGAAAATTTTTACGATCAATGGCTATTTCGACCAGAAATTAGAGCCACTTTCTTGATAGGCAAAAATAAATTAACCACAGGAATCGGTATGAATTATGAAACTTTAGATAGGACTTATTTTGAAGGAAAAGTAGTTTTCAATTCGCAATATGCTTTTATACAATATGATTATAATCCAACAGATAAATGGAATATTTTGGCTGGCTTGAGATATGACGACAACAAACAATATGAGTCGCAATTAAGTCCAAAATTAGCCGTAAATTTTAAAATAAACACTAATTTATCACTTAAGTCATCTATTGGATATGGTTTTAAAGCACCCGATTTTCGTCAATTGTATTTTGATTTTACCAATTCATCTGTGGGATATACCGTTTTGGGATACAATGTCGCAGAATCACAATTGAATGTTTTAGAGAGTCAAGGACAATTGTTGTATAGAATTTCAGAGATTAGTTTTGAAAATTCGTTGAAACCAGAAAGTTCTATAAATGTCAATTTTGGAAGTTTTTATCAAAAAGATAAATTAAAAATAGAAGCTAATTTATTTTACAATTCTATTTCAAATTTAATTGATACTCGTGTTGTAGCACAAAAAACAAATGGCCAAAACGTATTTAGCTACTTTAATATTAACCAAATTTTTACTTATGGATTAGAATTCAATTCAACTTATAATTTTTCGAAGCAATTTAATTTTTCTGTAGGATATCAATACCTAGTTGCAAAAGATAAATCTGTTGTAAAAGCTATCGAAAATGGAACTGTCTATGCCAGAGATCCTGTTACATTAGAGTCTTTCAAAATAAAAACTACTGATTATTTTGGGCTATTTAACCGTTCCACGAATACGGCAAATGTCAAATTTTATTATATCATTCCCAAAATAAAAACCGATCTCAATTTACAAATTTTTTATAAAAGTAAATATGGTTTATGGGATACTAACAGCAATCAAATCTTAGATAAATATGATGATTTTGTAGATGGTTATACTACAGCAAATCTTTCATTTTTAAAACAAATTAAAAAATTATCCCTCCAATTAGGTGTAAACAATCTTTTTGATTTTACAAATCCACAAGAAATCAGCACCGTTTCTGGAAGGCAGATTTTTGGAAAATTACAATTCAATTATTAA